The sequence GGGCGCAGGCGCCCATGCGAAGGGCGAGAAGACTTCGTCGCAGACGAGCGCCAGTTGGCGGCGCGCGCACACGTCCGCCAGCGCCGCCAGTTCACCTTCGTGCAGGAAGTGGCCAGTGGGGTTGCCGGGGTTCACCACCAGCACCGCGCGGGTGCGCGCGTCGCACGCCGCAGCCACCTCCCCCGCGTCCAGGCCGAAGCCATGCGCGCGCGGCAAGGCGTAGGAACGCGTCTGGACGCCCTCCAGGCGCGCGAGGTGCTCGAAGAGGGGGTAGCAGGGGGCCGGGACGAGAACGTTGTCCCCTGGCTCGCACAGGAGCTTGAAGAGCCAGCCGTAGGCTTCACTGGTGCTGGAGGTCAGCAGCAGGTGCGCTTCGGAGACCTGGGCGCCCCGCGCCGCGAAGTCCGCCACCAGCGCCTGTCGCGCGGAGGCGAGCCCCAGGGACTCGGGTTCGTAGGTGAAGGCGTCGTCGGGGGCCAGGAGCGCCGCGTCCGGCAGGGGCAACCCCACACGCGTGGGGTTGGATTCCGTCAGGTCCAGGAGGGGGCATCCGCTGGCGCGCAGCCTCTCGAGCGCCCGTGCCAGCGGGTTG is a genomic window of Myxococcus virescens containing:
- a CDS encoding pyridoxal phosphate-dependent aminotransferase, with translation MSRFSARTDFARTPNPLARALERLRASGCPLLDLTESNPTRVGLPLPDAALLAPDDAFTYEPESLGLASARQALVADFAARGAQVSEAHLLLTSSTSEAYGWLFKLLCEPGDNVLVPAPCYPLFEHLARLEGVQTRSYALPRAHGFGLDAGEVAAACDARTRAVLVVNPGNPTGHFLHEGELAALADVCARRQLALVCDEVFSPFAWAPAPGRVATVAGRALPMLTFALSGLSKSAGLPGLKLAWTHVGGPAALRDEALARLDWVGDTYLPVGTPVQRALPALLAHAPRFQAAVLERVRGNRQRLLAARPRDARWDVVPAEGGWSAVVRIPRAPGEEATCLALLDAGVRVQPGYFYDFGGGAFLVLSLLPQPEDFAAAVEVLARTLGP